The following are from one region of the Nostoc cf. commune SO-36 genome:
- a CDS encoding HlyD family efflux transporter periplasmic adaptor subunit, which translates to MPNPNRSLPLPQDEQDKYQGYTQQEESVEFDEQTEAENESQDLYYGTEGLLNALPQVWTRGLLYALIGFTGLFLPWATLSKVDETGSARGRIEPKGATQKLDAQASGSVKAVPVREGDTVRAGQILLELDSELLQTELQQVQSKLQGLQNRQSQLELLKNQLLMSTSLLEQQNKSQELEKMAQVNQVQQDLDAKLSSYNLQKLEKQSLVNQAEQQIDTSREDQESAKTRWSIDSKQVERFSKLVNDGAVSATQVDELKKEEQESKRLYNKSVSEIKQAEFRLAEEINRYQVTIKTLESDIKQAKLRLQGEQNSYKSVMQAGELAVMKNQEQLKDVQAQITATQSEIAQTKSQLISTRLQIQQRVVRSPINGVIFELPTTKAGAVVQVGQRIAQIAPKQAEFVLRASMPNQDSGFLKLGMPVKVKFDAYPFQEYGIVQGKVAWISPDSKITQTPQGNIENYELEITLDQQYVQTGNKRILLGAGQTANAEVIIRQRRVIDFVLDPFKKLQKNGLEM; encoded by the coding sequence ATGCCAAATCCCAATAGATCATTGCCACTTCCCCAAGATGAGCAAGATAAGTATCAAGGTTACACACAGCAAGAGGAATCAGTAGAATTCGACGAGCAGACAGAGGCAGAAAATGAGAGTCAAGATTTGTACTACGGTACAGAAGGATTGCTCAATGCCTTACCTCAAGTTTGGACTCGTGGTTTGTTGTATGCGCTCATTGGCTTTACTGGTCTATTCTTGCCTTGGGCAACACTCTCGAAAGTAGATGAAACTGGTAGCGCCAGAGGACGTATAGAACCTAAAGGCGCAACTCAAAAATTAGACGCTCAAGCTAGTGGGAGTGTCAAAGCAGTTCCGGTCAGAGAAGGAGATACAGTTAGAGCCGGTCAGATTTTACTGGAACTGGATTCTGAACTGCTGCAAACGGAACTGCAACAAGTCCAGAGCAAATTGCAAGGGCTACAAAATCGGCAATCTCAACTGGAATTGCTGAAAAATCAACTCCTAATGTCAACTAGCCTCTTAGAGCAACAAAATAAATCCCAAGAATTAGAAAAAATGGCTCAAGTCAACCAGGTGCAGCAAGACCTGGATGCGAAACTGAGTAGCTATAACCTGCAAAAGTTAGAAAAGCAATCATTAGTTAACCAAGCAGAGCAGCAGATTGACACCAGTCGTGAAGATCAGGAATCGGCTAAAACCCGTTGGAGTATAGATTCTAAGCAAGTTGAACGCTTTAGCAAGCTGGTTAACGATGGCGCGGTTTCTGCAACCCAAGTTGATGAACTAAAAAAAGAAGAGCAAGAAAGCAAACGACTCTATAACAAGTCTGTATCAGAGATTAAACAAGCTGAATTTCGTTTGGCGGAAGAGATAAATCGTTACCAAGTAACTATCAAAACGTTAGAGTCTGATATCAAACAAGCAAAACTCCGACTGCAAGGAGAACAAAATAGCTATAAAAGCGTCATGCAAGCCGGAGAACTGGCTGTCATGAAAAATCAGGAGCAGCTAAAAGACGTACAGGCACAAATAACAGCAACACAATCAGAAATCGCTCAGACTAAAAGCCAGCTTATATCTACAAGGTTGCAAATTCAGCAACGAGTGGTGCGATCGCCAATTAATGGGGTGATTTTTGAATTACCCACCACTAAGGCAGGAGCAGTGGTACAAGTCGGTCAAAGGATTGCCCAAATCGCACCGAAGCAAGCAGAGTTTGTACTTAGAGCAAGTATGCCTAATCAAGATAGCGGTTTCTTGAAGCTAGGAATGCCAGTAAAAGTCAAATTTGATGCTTATCCCTTCCAAGAGTATGGCATCGTGCAAGGTAAAGTTGCTTGGATCTCGCCTGACTCGAAAATTACCCAAACACCCCAAGGCAATATCGAAAACTATGAATTAGAAATCACCTTAGACCAGCAGTATGTCCAAACTGGCAACAAACGTATTCTGTTAGGTGCCGGACAGACAGCGAATGCTGAAGTCATCATTCGTCAACGACGGGTAATTGACTTTGTTCTAGATCCGTTTAAGAAACTGCAAAAAAACGGTTTAGAGATGTAG